The following are encoded together in the Gasterosteus aculeatus chromosome 7, fGasAcu3.hap1.1, whole genome shotgun sequence genome:
- the myo7ab gene encoding unconventional myosin-VIIa isoform X5, giving the protein MVILQQGDYVWLDLKTGREFDVPVGAVVKLCDSGQIQVLDDEGREHSISPQNAANIKPMHPTSIHGVEDMIRLGDLNEAGILRNLLIRYNERVIYTYTGSILVAANPYQLLPIYSPDQIRLYTNKKIGELPPHIFAIADNCYFNMQRNNKDQCCIISGESGAGKTESTKLILQFLAAISGQHSWIEQQVLEATPILEAFGNAKTIRNDNSSRFGKYVDIHFNKRGAIEGAKIEQYLLEKSRVCRQAPDERNYHVFYCMLKGMAPEMKAKLGLGLASDYSYLTMGKCTACDGRDDLSDYSSILSAMKVLMFTETENWEISKLLAAILHMGNLRFEARTYDNLDACVVVRSPDLITAASLMEVDPKDVMVCLTTRTLITRGESVATPLSVDQGLDVRDAFVKGIYGRLFIWIVDKINAAIYRPPSCESNIMRRSIGLLDIFGFENFILNSFEQLCINFANENLQQFFVRHVFKLEQEEYNLEDISWQHIEFTDNQDALDMIANKPMNIISLIDEESKFPKGTDATMLYKLNSQHKLNCNYVPPKNSYATQFGIQHFAGVVNYETRGFLEKNRDSLHTDIIQLVHSSRNKFIKQIFQADVAMGAETRKRSPTLSSQFKRSLEMLMRTLSVCQPFFVRCIKPNELKKPMLFDRELCIRQLRYSGMMETIRIRRAGYPIRYTFGEFVDRYRVLMPGVKPAHIQDDLRGTCQKIVLARLGNYDDWQIGKTKIFLKDHHDMQLEIERDTGITDKVILIQKAVRGLIDRNHFLRLRRAVTFLQKVWRGYLCRKNYRTMQSGFLRLQAVYRSRKHFKSYRTTRRRVTLIQARCRGFLVRQAFWRRLGAVLTLQAYTRGMIARRLCQRLRAELQHRLEAERQRLAEEEQLRYQMTARRAKAEAERKHQERLVMLDQRQEERDREEKEESRRKKEMLQQMEREKEQPVDHSDMVDRMFGFLGSAGPLPNQDGRAPAGFEDLEKTPDREEAEEEVLDEAMPLPDEEDEDLSEYKFSKFAATYFQGVSTPTYIRRPLKQPLLFHEDEGDQLAALAVWITVLRFMGDLPEPKCQMVINDGSEKIPVMTKIYETLGKRTYKRELQELQVEGENSSVDAQKRNSVRHKLVSLTLKRKTKITEEVTRRLTEVDYGLQGNSMLEDRPTSNLEKLHFIIGNGILRPALRDEVYCQICKQLTQNPSKSSHARGWILLSLCVGCFAPSEKFVKYLRTFLINGPPGYAPYCEERLRRTFVNRTRTQPPSWLELQATKSKKPIMLPVTFMDGTTKTLLADSATSASELCNALADKINLRDRFGFSLYIALFDKVSSLGSGSDHVMDAVSQCEQYAKEQGAQERNAPWRLFFRKEIFNPWHNPAEDYVATNLIYQQIVRGVKFGEYRCEREEDLAELASQQYYVDYGSELLQDRLLTLIPSYIPDREITTTKTAEKWAQLITNAHKKGFHSKRRLTPQKVKEDVVDFARLKWPLLFSRFYEAFKFSGPSLPKNDVIVAVNWTGVYFVDEQEQVLLELSFPEITAVSSSRGGKLQGQSFTLATIKADEYTFTSNNAEDIRDLVVAFLEGLRKRSKYVVGLLDCSNPAGVESTFLSFSKGDLIVLDEHDGEHVMNSGWAHGINDRTKQRGDFPADCVYVVPTITRPQYDIVALVTMTPDQRRESIGLSHTSVSGIEDKSKAYSLEEFSYDYFRPPPKSTLSRVMISKSRGKDRLWSCTREPLKQPLLKKVLAHEELSQEAVLAFIAVMKYMGDYPSKRVRSVNELTDQIFEGALKAEPLKDEIFCQILKQLTDNHIKYSEDKGWELLWLCTGLFPPSNTLLPHVQKFLQAKKHHQLAPDCMQRLQKALRNGSRKYPPHLVEVEAIQHKTTQIFHKVYFPDDSDEVFEVESSTKAKDFCHNISGRLLLKSSEGFSLFVKITDKVISVPDGDFFFDFVRHLTDWIKKARTVKDGAVPSLTYQVFFMKKLWTNTVPGKDSMADSIFHYYQELPKYLRGYHKCPKEEVHQLAALIYKVKFDDDKTHFQNISKILKELVPQDQIRHLPPDEWKRAIVSLFNKHSGKTREEAKLSFLKIIYKWTTFGSAFFEVKQTTDPSYPETLLIAINKHGVSLIDPKSREILTTHPFTKISNWSSGNTYFHITIGNLVRGSKLLCETSLGYKMDDLLTSYISQMLTTMTKQRTSRRSSK; this is encoded by the exons CCTTCGGCAACGCCAAGACCATTCGCAACGACAACTCCAGCCGCTTCGGGAAGTACGTCGACATCCACTTCAACAAGCGAGGGGCGATCGAAGGGGCCAAGATAGAGCAGTACCTGCTGGAGAAGTCCCGCGTGTGTCGACAG GCCCCGGATGAGAGGAACTACCACGTGTTCTACTGCATGCTGAAGGGGATGGCCCCGGAGATGAAGGCCAAGCTGGGCCTGGGCCTCGCCTCGGACTACTCCTACCTGACCATG GGCAAGTGCACGGCGTGTGACGGTCGAGACGACCTGAGCGACTACTCCAGCATCCTGTCGGccatgaaggtcctcatgttCACGGAGACGGAGAACTGGGAAATATCCAAACTACTGGCGGCCATCCTGCACATGGGCAACCTGCGCTTTGAGG CTCGTACGTACGACAACCTGGACGCCTGCGTGGTTGTGAGGTCTCCCGACTTGATTACTGCCGCTTCGCTCATGGAG gtggACCCGAAGGACGTGATGGTGTGTTTGACCACGCGCACCCTGATCACTCGCGGGGAAAGCGTCGCCACGCCTCTCAGCGTGGATCAAGGCCTGGACGTGAGAGACGCCTTCGTCAAG GGGATCTATGGGCGGCTGTTTATCTGGATCGTGGACAAGATCAACGCCGCCATATACAGACCGCCCTCCTGCGAGAGCAACATCATGCGCCGGTCAATCGGGTTGCTGGACATCTTCGGCTTTGAGAACTTCATCCTCAACAG TTTCGAGCAGCTGTGCATCAACTTTGCCAACGAGAACCTGCAGCAGTTCTTCGTTCGCCACGTCTTCAAACTGGAGCAAGAGGAGTACAACCTGGAGGACATCAGCTGGCAGCACATCGAGTTCACGGACAACCAGGACGCGCTGGACATGATCGCCAACAAACCCATGAACATCATCTCCCTCATCGACGAGGAGAGCAAGTTCCCGAAG GGAACCGACGCTACGATGCTCTACAAGCTCAACTCGCAGCACAAGCTCAACTGCAACTACGTCCCGCCTAAAAACAGCTACGCGACCCAGTTTGGAATCCAGCACTTTGCTGGCGTGGTGAACTATGAAACCAGAG GCTTCCTCGAGAAGAACCGAGACAGCCTCCACACGGACATCATCCAGCTCGTCCACTCGTCCAGGAACAAGTTCATCAAGCAGATCTTCCAGGCGGACGTGGCCATG GGTGCTGAGACGAGGAAACGCTCTCCGACTCTGAGCAGTCAGTTCAAGCGTTCCCTGGAGATGCTGATGAGGACGCTCAGCGTGTGCCAGCCCTTCTTCGTCCGCTGCATAAAACCCAACGAGCTCAAAAAACCAATG TTATTTGACAGGGAGCTGTGTATTCGTCAGCTGCGATACTCCGGCATGATGGAGACCATCAGAATACGGCGGGCCGGTTATCCCATCCGGTACACCTTTGGGGAGTTTGTGGACCGTTACAGAGTCCTCATGCCTGGCGTCAAACCCGCTCACATACAG GACGACCTACGGGGGACCTGCCAGAAGATCGTGCTGGCCCGGCTGGGGAACTATGATGACTGGCAGATCGGAAAGACCAAGATCTTCctaaag GACCATCACGACATGCAGCTGGAGATCGAGAGGGACACGGGCATCACTGACAAGGTCATCCTCATCCAGAAGGCCGTGCGGGGGCTTATAGATAG GAATCACTTCCTCAGACTGAGGAGGGCTGTGACCTTCCTGCAGAAGGTGTGGAGAGGTTATCTATGCAGGAAGAATTACCGCACC ATGCAGTCCGGCTTCTTGCGCCTGCAGGCCGTCTACCGGTCGAGGAAGCACTTCAAGAGTTACCGCACGACGCGGCGCCGCGTCACGCTCATCCAGGCGCGCTGCCGCGGCTTCCTCGTCCGGCAGGCGTTCTGGCGACGCCTCGGCGCCGTGCTGACGCTTCAGGCCTACACCCGGGGCATGATAGCCAGGCGCCTCTGCCAGAGGCTCAGGGCGGAG ctgcagcatcGCCTGGAAGCGGAGCGCCAGCGCCtggccgaggaggagcagctgcgATACCAGATGACGGCCCGGCGGGCCAAGGCCGAGGCCGAGAGGAAGCACCAGGAGAGGCTGGTCATGCTGGACcagcggcaggaggagagggaccgggaggagaaggaggagtcgaggaggaagaaggagatgctgcagcagatggagagggagaaggagcagcCCGTGGATCACTCCGACATGGTCGACCGCATGTTCGGCTTCCTGGGGAGCGCCGGGCCGCTGCCCAACCAGGACGGGCGGGCGCCGGCTGGCTTCGAG GATTTGGAGAAGACGCCCGACCgcgaggaggctgaggaagaaGTTCTGGATGAAGCCATGCCGTTGCCAGATGAGGAAGACGAGGATTTGTCCGAGTACAAGTTCTCCAAGTTTGCTGCCACCTACTTCCAGGGCGTCTCCACTCCCACCTACATCAGACGACCCCTCAAACAACCCTTGCTTTTCCACGAGGACGAAGGAGACCAGCTG GCTGCGTTGGCGGTGTGGATCACCGTGCTGAGGTTCATGGGGGACCTGCCGGAGCCCAAGTGCCAGATGGTCATCAACGACGGCAGCGAAAAGATTCCCGTCATGACCAAGATCTACGAGACACTCGGCAAGAGGACGTACAAGagggagctgcaggagctgcaggtggagggggag AACAGCTCCGTAGACGCCCAGAAGAGGAACAGCGTGAGGCACAAGCTGGTGTCGCTCACCCTGAAGAGGAAAACCAAGATCACGGAGGAG GTGACCCGGCGGTTGACGGAGGTGGACTACGGTCTCCAGGGGAACAGCATGCTGGAGGACCGACCCACCTCCAACCTGGAGAAACTTCACTTCATCATCGGCAACGGGATCCTGCGGCCGGCCCTCAG GGATGAGGTCTACTGTCAGATCTGCAAACAGCTCACACAGAATCCGTCCAAGAGCAGCCACGCCCGCGGGTGGATCCTGCTGTCCCTCTGCGTGGGCTGCTTCGCCCCCTCCGAGAAGTTTGTCAAA TATTTACGGACCTTTTTAATCAACGGCCCCCCTGGTTACGCTCCGTATTGTGAGGAAAGGTTGAGGAGGACGTTTGTCAACCGCACAAGGACCCAGCCGCCGTCTTGGTTGGAGTTACAG GCCACCAAATCTAAGAAGCCCATCATGCTTCCAGTGACGTTCATGGACGGCACCACCAAGACTCTCCTGGCGGACTCCGCCACCAGCGCCAGTGAGCTCTGCAACGCTCTGGCCGACAAGATCAACCTGAGAGACCGCTTCGGCTTCTCGCTGTACATCGCCCTGTTTGACAAG GTGTCGTCTCTGGGCAGCGGGAGCGACCACGTCATGGACGCCGTCTCCCAGTGCGAGCAGTACGCCAAGGAGCAGGGCGCCCAGGAGAGGAACGCTCCCTGGAGGCTGTTCTTCAGGAAGGAGATCTTCAACCCCTGGCACAACCCCGCCGAGGACTACGTCGCCACCAACCTCATTTACCAGCAGATCGTCCGGGGGGTGAAATTCGGAGAATACCGTTGTGAGAGG gaggaggacctGGCAGAGCTGGCCTCTCAGCAGTACTACGTGGACTACGGCTCTGAGCTCCTCCAGGATCGCCTCCTCACCCTCATCCCCTCCTACATCCCCGACAGAGAGATCACCACCACCAAGACCGCAGAGAAGTGGGCTCAGCTCATCACCAACGCCCATAAAAAG GGATTCCACTCCAAAAGGAGGCTGACCCCACAGAAGGTGAAGGAGGACGTGGTGGATTTTGCTCGTTTGAAGTGGCCTTTGCTCTTCTCGCGCTTCTACGAGGCCTTCAAGTTCTCAG GACCCAGTCTGCCCAAGAATGACGTGATCGTGGCAGTGAACTGGACTGGGGTTTATTTCGTGGACGAACAGGAGCAGGTCCTTCTGGAGCTCTCCTTTCCAGAGATCACTGCCGTGTCCAGCAGCAG AGGGGGTAAACTTCAGGGTCAGAGTTTCACTTTGGCCACCATCAAAGCAGACGAGTACACGTTCACCTCCAACAACGCGGAGGACATCCGGGACCTGGTGGTCGCCTTCCTCGAGGGTCTGAGGAAGAGGTCCAAGTACGTGGTGGGACTGTTGGACTGTTCCAACCCTG CAGGGGTAGAGTCCACATTCCTCAGCTTCTCCAAGGGGGATCTGATCGTCCTGGACGAACACGACGGAGAGCACGTGATGAACTCCGGCTGGGCTCACGGCATCAACGACAGGACCAAGCAGAGAGGGGACTTCCCCGCTGACTGTGTCTACGTGGTGCCCACCATCACCAGGCCGCAGTACGACATCGTG GCTCTTGTGACTATGACTCCCGATCAGAGGCGAGAATCCATCGGTTTGTCCCACACGAGCGTCTCGGGCATCGAGGACAAATCGAAGGCCTACTCGCTGGAGGAGTTCTCCTACGACTACTTCAG GCCTCCTCCCAAGAGCACTCTGAGCAGGGTGATGATCTCGAAGAGCCGGGGGAAGGATCGTCTGTGGAGCTGCACCAGGGAGCCTCTCAAGCAGCCTCTGCTGAAGAAAGTGCTGGCTCACGAGGAGCTCTCCCAGGAGGCCGTGCTGGCCTTCATAG CCGTGATGAAGTACATGGGCGACTACCCGTCCAAACGGGTGCGCTCCGTCAACGAGCTCACCGACCAGATCTTCGAAGGAGCCCTGAAGGCCGAGCCGCTCAAAGACGAAATCTTCTGTCAGATTCTCAAGCAGCTGACTGACAATCACATCAA gtacaGTGAAGATAAGGGCTGGGagctgctgtggctttgcaCTGGTTTGTTTCCTCCCAGTAACACCCTCCTGCCTCACGTCCAGAAGTTCCTGCAGGCCAAAAAGCACCACCAGCTGGCTCCGGACTGCATGCAGCGGCTGCAGAAAGCCTTACG AAATGGATCAAGAAAGTACCCTCCTCacctggtggaggtggaggccatcCAGCACAAGACCACTCAGATCTTCCACAAAGTTTACTTCCCCGATGACTCGGACGAG GTATTCGAAGTGGAGTCGAGCACCAAAGCCAAAGACTTCTGTCACAACATCTCAGGACGTCTCCTGCTCAAATCCTCCGAAGGCTTCAGTCTCTTTGTGAAGATCACCGACAAG GTCATCAGCGTCCCCGACGGCGACTTCTTCTTCGACTTCGTCAGGCACCTGACCGACTGGATCAAGAAAGCCAGAACTGTGAAGGACG GTGCAGTGCCTTCACTGACCTATCAGGTGTTCTTCATGAAGAAGCTGTGGACCAACACCGTGCCAGGAAAAGACTCCATGGCTGACTCCATCTTCCACTACTACCAA GAGCTGCCTAAGTATCTGCGCGGTTACCACAAGTGTCCGAAGGAGGAGGTGCACCAGCTGGCGGCTCTGATCTACAAGGTGAAGTTTGACGACGACAAAACCCACTTCCAGAATATCTCCAAGATCCTGAAGGAGCTCGTCCCTCAAGACCAGATCAGGCACCTGCCCCCCGACGAGTGGAAGCGG GCCATCGTGTCGCTGTTCAACAAGCACTCGGGAAAGACTCGAGAAGAAGCCAAACTCTCCTTCCTCAAGATCATCTACAAGTGGACCACGTTCGGTTCGGCCTTTTTTGAAGTCAAG caAACAACTGATCCAAGTTACCCAGAAACCCTTCTGATAGCCATCAACAAACACGGCGTGAGTCTCATCGATCCTAAATCTCGG GAGATCCTCACCACTCACCCCTTCACCAAGATCTCCAACTGGAGCAGCGGCAACACCTACTTCCACATCACCATCGGGAACCTGGTGCGCGGCAGCAAGCTGCTGTGTGAGACCTCCCTG GGCTACAAAATGGACGACCTCCTGACCTCTTACATCAGCCAGATGTTGACAACAATGACGAAGCAACGGACCTCCCGGCGCAGCAGCAAGTGA